A single window of Ananas comosus cultivar F153 linkage group 19, ASM154086v1, whole genome shotgun sequence DNA harbors:
- the LOC109725195 gene encoding tropinone reductase-like 3 codes for MDATNKKRLQGKVAIVTASTQGIGFAIALRLGLEGAAVVVSSRKQKNVDDAVGDLRSKGVEATGVVCHVSNPQHRKDLIDTTVRNYGHIDIIVSNAAANPSIDNILNTKESVLDKLWEINVKATILLLQDAASHLRKGSSVIIISSIAGYQPEASLAMYGVTKTALLGLTKALAAEMSPETRVNCIAPGFVPTHFADFLTTNEAIRKSIEEKTLMKRLGTTEDMAAAAAFLASDDASYITAETIVVAGGMPSRL; via the exons ATGGACGCGACGAACAAGAAGAGGCTGCAGGGGAAGGTGGCGATCGTGACGGCGTCGACGCAGGGGATCGGCTTCGCGATCGCCCTCCGCCTCGGCCTCGAGggcgccgccgtcgtcgtctcCTCCCGCAAGCAGAAGAACGTCGACGACGCCGTCGGCGACCTCCGCTCCAAAGGGGTCGAAGCCACGGGCGTCGTCTGCCACGTCTCCAACCCCCAGCACCGGAAAGATCTCATCGACACCACCGTTCGG AACTATGGACACATAGATATAATTGTGTCCAACGCTGCTGCTAATCCATCGATTGATAACATCTTGAACACAAAAGAGTCAGTTCTTGATAAACTTTGGGAGATAAATGTGAAGGCTACAATCTTACTTCTTCAG GATGCTGCATCACACTTGCGCAAGGGATCATCCGTGATCATTATATCCTCTATTGCTGGTTATCAACCAGAGGCATCACTGGCTATGTATGGTGTTACAAAGACTGCTCTTCTTGGGCTTACTAAG GCCCTTGCTGCTGAGATGAGTCCGGAGACACGTGTCAACTGCATAGCTCCTGGATTTGTTCCTACACATTTTGCTGATTTCCTTACAACTAATGAAGCCATC CGGAAAAGCATCGAAGAAAAAACTTTGATGAAGAGGTTAGGGACCACAGAAGACATGGCTGCAGCCGCTGCTTTTCTTGCGTCGGATGATGCTTCTTACATCACCGCAGAAACCATTGTGGTTGCTGGAGGAATGCCGTCAAGGCTCTAG